From the genome of Spirosomataceae bacterium TFI 002, one region includes:
- a CDS encoding WD40-like Beta Propeller Repeat, producing the protein MNKFTVLASILIFGISESLAQDKKRLPEPINTSKSIEYAPSITADGQTLVYQSDQYGIYVNAGKKVPQINADGKSEVILDEFETTFFGVYEAKLHPSGEWMRPTNIAPINEYANGNMSPVMGGPSISYDGNMLFFFANFGKSGYGREDIYYSEREKNGWTKPENIGSKINTDSYEGFPSISPDGKKLYFTQEIFGKKVEGKQCYRIMVSEKNRLGNWRSPYELPSPINKDCEKAPRILADGKTLVFSSIKKEGRGDFDLYKSVLQEDGSWSQPENLEFINSKKSDLFVSVSPCGDLMYYVSNGDIYSTTIPESLRPIRSATIQGFVIDSVTKKPIEAKVIVKEKSTGITMAVLDNNKSDGRFTAIVPFGGDYDISVNLPDYFTKSVAIKQDILIDCKPIPLDLLLTKIPTDASEIARIAQNDPSKTQVSLQKKDENKDLSNPISINENTLVTEEKPSEKVSKSMESPTPQKAIEEMELVADSPETTSEKISAEGEKLKGSQVITRYALILKVVDKESGEFIPNPNFILTSGNGGNTSLKPEQNGNEFILKAEKDDQFKITVDAPGFLPFSANIPAMTSDRKVTLKLAPLLPSLLSIVMLDAETDKELNGLVKIYSQKSNNTTTKEIKDGLLEYKLTQNDELLITGSSPGYLNLDKKVMVDIPENGNKNIDLELKLARNDFELNLVASDLESGNGIANAVFYVYDAEEKRVLELISDSKGNAKGKLNKNGKYKIELLADGFKKSEQTVDNLLQSTSIIFKSVKDKIPTHEVKVLVFDKYTEEEIYPEALKNGDKVGKAPFFIQGIEGDKVKIEWADDLYKPEIHNIDFDKALINRVSTNLIAERKSYPFYFRFIDKQTKKTITRLDFKVVDLATKQEVQKQQGGEFIAALEPSKSYALSIQGDGYETVESKVVALEWLKSLEFERDIYLIAESKTVSKLSSDAGDFKAGDVIQSEAFGEIKKGKKITLENIYFDQSSPVLREESFEQLDELVKILKENNSVKIEVRGHTDNEGDFYLNVKLSKERCESVIKYLTSKGIHENRLTAVGRGPIEPISSNENEESRKKNRRVEFMVL; encoded by the coding sequence ATGAATAAATTTACAGTTTTAGCATCGATATTGATTTTTGGAATAAGTGAATCCTTAGCTCAGGACAAAAAACGACTGCCCGAACCAATCAATACTTCAAAAAGTATTGAGTACGCTCCATCTATTACTGCAGATGGGCAAACTCTCGTTTACCAGTCGGATCAATATGGAATTTATGTCAATGCCGGAAAGAAGGTTCCACAAATTAATGCTGATGGTAAAAGCGAAGTTATCTTAGACGAATTTGAAACAACTTTTTTTGGAGTTTACGAAGCCAAACTGCACCCATCTGGCGAGTGGATGAGGCCTACAAATATTGCACCCATTAATGAATATGCAAACGGGAATATGAGTCCTGTAATGGGAGGGCCTAGTATTTCATACGACGGCAATATGCTTTTTTTCTTTGCCAATTTTGGTAAAAGTGGCTACGGAAGAGAAGATATTTATTATTCAGAAAGAGAGAAAAATGGGTGGACCAAACCCGAGAACATTGGTTCAAAAATTAACACTGATAGCTACGAAGGCTTTCCTTCAATTTCTCCAGATGGTAAAAAACTTTACTTCACTCAAGAAATTTTTGGCAAAAAAGTCGAAGGAAAACAATGTTATCGCATCATGGTTTCTGAGAAAAATAGACTTGGCAATTGGCGATCGCCATATGAATTACCAAGTCCAATAAATAAAGATTGTGAAAAAGCTCCACGAATATTAGCAGATGGTAAAACACTTGTTTTTTCATCTATCAAAAAAGAAGGAAGAGGTGATTTTGACCTTTATAAATCAGTATTACAAGAGGACGGAAGTTGGAGCCAACCAGAAAACTTAGAATTTATAAATTCCAAAAAGTCTGACCTTTTCGTTTCTGTGAGTCCATGTGGAGATTTAATGTACTATGTGAGCAATGGCGATATCTATTCTACAACTATCCCTGAGTCACTTAGGCCAATTCGGAGTGCTACCATACAAGGTTTTGTAATAGACTCGGTAACAAAAAAGCCAATTGAAGCCAAAGTAATTGTGAAAGAAAAAAGTACAGGTATAACTATGGCTGTACTGGATAATAATAAATCAGATGGTCGTTTCACTGCCATTGTACCATTTGGAGGAGATTATGACATATCCGTCAATTTACCAGATTATTTCACCAAATCTGTAGCCATAAAACAAGATATTTTAATTGATTGTAAGCCCATTCCGCTAGACCTACTACTTACAAAAATCCCAACGGATGCATCAGAAATTGCTAGAATTGCCCAAAATGACCCGAGTAAAACTCAGGTTTCTTTACAAAAGAAAGATGAAAATAAAGACTTATCAAATCCTATCTCAATAAACGAGAACACTTTAGTAACTGAAGAAAAACCTAGCGAAAAGGTTTCAAAATCAATGGAATCCCCAACTCCCCAAAAAGCCATAGAAGAAATGGAATTGGTGGCGGATTCGCCAGAAACTACATCTGAAAAAATCAGTGCCGAAGGTGAAAAACTCAAAGGTTCTCAAGTAATAACTCGCTATGCACTTATTTTAAAAGTAGTGGACAAGGAATCTGGAGAGTTTATACCAAATCCAAATTTTATACTCACATCAGGAAATGGTGGAAACACGAGTTTGAAACCAGAACAGAATGGCAATGAATTTATTTTAAAAGCAGAAAAGGACGATCAATTTAAAATCACAGTTGATGCACCTGGTTTCTTACCATTCTCTGCCAATATTCCAGCCATGACTTCGGATAGGAAAGTTACGCTAAAGCTTGCTCCACTTTTGCCCAGTTTGCTCAGCATTGTGATGCTAGATGCTGAAACAGATAAAGAGTTAAACGGATTAGTAAAGATTTATTCCCAAAAAAGTAACAACACTACTACCAAAGAAATAAAAGACGGCTTACTTGAGTATAAACTTACTCAAAACGATGAATTGCTAATTACTGGCAGCTCTCCAGGGTACTTAAATTTAGACAAAAAAGTAATGGTTGATATTCCTGAAAATGGCAACAAAAATATTGACCTTGAACTCAAACTTGCACGTAACGATTTCGAATTAAACTTAGTGGCAAGCGACCTTGAGTCTGGAAATGGCATTGCAAACGCAGTTTTTTATGTTTACGATGCTGAAGAAAAACGAGTCTTAGAACTCATATCCGACTCAAAAGGAAATGCCAAAGGCAAACTAAATAAAAACGGAAAATATAAGATAGAGCTCTTGGCCGACGGATTTAAGAAAAGCGAACAAACGGTTGACAACTTGCTTCAAAGTACAAGTATTATTTTCAAATCTGTTAAAGACAAAATCCCGACACACGAAGTTAAAGTACTTGTATTTGATAAATATACTGAAGAAGAAATATATCCAGAAGCATTAAAAAATGGTGATAAGGTAGGGAAAGCACCTTTCTTTATTCAAGGAATTGAAGGTGACAAAGTAAAAATTGAATGGGCAGATGATCTCTATAAACCAGAAATTCATAACATTGATTTTGATAAAGCTCTAATTAATAGAGTGAGTACAAATTTGATCGCAGAGAGAAAAAGCTATCCATTCTACTTCAGGTTTATCGACAAGCAAACTAAAAAAACGATCACTCGTTTAGACTTTAAAGTGGTAGACCTAGCTACAAAACAAGAAGTTCAAAAACAGCAAGGTGGAGAGTTTATTGCTGCCTTGGAGCCCTCCAAGTCTTATGCACTAAGTATACAAGGCGACGGATATGAAACGGTAGAATCTAAAGTAGTGGCTTTGGAATGGTTGAAGTCTCTTGAATTTGAACGCGATATTTACTTAATCGCAGAAAGTAAAACAGTATCAAAGTTAAGTTCCGATGCTGGAGACTTTAAAGCAGGAGATGTCATTCAGTCTGAAGCTTTTGGAGAAATAAAAAAAGGTAAGAAAATCACTTTGGAAAATATTTATTTTGACCAAAGTAGCCCAGTACTGAGAGAAGAGTCCTTTGAACAACTAGATGAGCTTGTTAAGATTTTGAAAGAAAATAATTCGGTCAAAATAGAGGTAAGAGGCCACACCGATAATGAAGGAGACTTTTACCTAAATGTTAAGCTATCTAAAGAACGATGTGAATCTGTAATCAAATACTTGACATCTAAGGGTATTCATGAAAATCGACTTACTGCTGTAGGGCGTGGACCAATAGAACCAATCTCCTCTAACGAAAACGAAGAATCTCGAAAGAAAAACAGGAGAGTTGAATTTATGGTGCTTTAA
- a CDS encoding Thrombospondin type 3 repeat-containing protein, which yields MRKIYLFFVFVLTFSALNAQDFEVFRMSSGAGTYAVGYNPALLADSRHKWFVNLGGFSANMSGDALHNTFVPSSKVDLKLQNQSFRTQHINMDGPSLMIQLPKNNAFAISTHYRAGQRSLGNINTLFTGLGEESLPTSSADSYQSLGLKEIAFSYAHPLAFNDHFVKFGATAKLVSAYYQNNMVGVLSASKDGSSSVFSGSFYGITSDISAGFNWLDMLKSPQGGVGFDLGFVYEFRPKYLDHEYSMDGKKQYSPATNKYLARFGFSITDIGNVKTGTSSTQSRNFNNTSIGNQSLEQDFLEDLSVLGFQNSDTNVGGAVLALPTRINLFAEAKLGKKGWHLGAAYRGATSKQDYGINPQSIIAVYPRVENDGAEFSLPFTYRMQSKTYGLGLHIRLGALFFGTESFNSLFQKNATAPTVYAGFSISSLAKKIKDRDNDAVSDKKDECIETAGLWTFKGCPDSDGDGIKDEDDNCPEHAGPAETNGCPDSDMDGIFDNSDACPDVAGIARFNGCPDTDGDGLPDDEDDCPQKAGPEEFGGCPDSDGDGLIDSEDNCPDLPGSKLLRGCPDTDADGIADQDDRCPDNKGSLANKGCPDTDEDGLVDIDDDCPEIAGLTEFKGCPDTDGDGIIDSEDACPQQAGGKETNGCPDTDGDSIIDSKDDCPAVKGLLALDGCAFEVQIADSLAIGDNTYTSLSGLKTSISALQFSTTDIAVETAANALIGKTIIIKIEGKKAEKIEKLLGKDLREMGYEVEVLNNSLVETIIKASVKDE from the coding sequence ATGAGAAAAATCTATCTGTTTTTTGTTTTTGTTTTGACTTTTAGTGCTTTAAATGCTCAGGATTTTGAGGTCTTTCGCATGTCTAGTGGAGCGGGTACCTATGCAGTTGGCTACAATCCAGCATTACTGGCCGACTCTCGGCATAAGTGGTTTGTGAACCTTGGTGGTTTTTCGGCAAATATGAGTGGAGATGCTTTGCACAATACATTCGTACCCTCTAGCAAGGTTGACTTGAAGCTCCAAAACCAATCTTTTCGTACCCAGCATATCAACATGGACGGGCCATCTCTTATGATTCAGTTGCCCAAGAACAATGCATTTGCCATTAGTACACATTATAGAGCTGGCCAAAGAAGCCTTGGTAACATCAATACACTTTTTACGGGCTTGGGAGAAGAGTCCTTACCAACAAGCAGTGCAGATAGTTACCAATCTCTCGGTCTCAAAGAAATTGCTTTTTCTTATGCCCATCCTTTGGCCTTCAATGATCATTTTGTAAAGTTTGGAGCTACAGCAAAGTTAGTTTCGGCATACTATCAAAACAACATGGTTGGTGTGCTTTCGGCCTCAAAAGATGGCAGTAGTAGTGTTTTTTCTGGAAGCTTTTATGGGATTACGAGCGATATTTCGGCTGGGTTTAATTGGCTAGATATGCTCAAAAGTCCTCAAGGTGGAGTTGGCTTTGACCTTGGATTTGTTTATGAATTTCGACCAAAATACTTAGACCATGAATACTCCATGGATGGCAAGAAGCAATATTCACCAGCTACTAATAAGTACTTAGCAAGGTTTGGATTTAGCATCACCGATATTGGAAATGTAAAAACAGGCACATCTTCTACCCAAAGTAGGAATTTTAACAACACGAGCATTGGCAACCAAAGCTTGGAGCAGGACTTCCTCGAAGACTTAAGTGTATTGGGCTTTCAAAATAGCGATACAAACGTCGGAGGAGCAGTATTAGCCCTACCGACTAGAATTAACCTTTTTGCCGAAGCCAAACTTGGCAAAAAAGGCTGGCACTTGGGAGCGGCATACAGAGGAGCAACTAGTAAACAAGATTATGGAATTAATCCACAAAGCATTATTGCAGTTTACCCTCGAGTAGAGAATGATGGAGCAGAGTTTTCATTACCTTTCACCTACCGCATGCAAAGTAAAACCTACGGACTAGGTCTTCACATACGCCTTGGAGCCTTGTTTTTTGGTACAGAAAGTTTCAATTCTCTTTTTCAAAAGAATGCAACAGCACCAACTGTTTATGCAGGGTTTAGTATTTCTTCTTTGGCAAAAAAGATTAAAGACAGAGACAACGATGCCGTTTCAGATAAAAAAGATGAATGCATAGAAACTGCTGGCCTATGGACTTTCAAAGGCTGTCCAGATAGTGACGGTGACGGCATAAAAGATGAAGACGATAATTGCCCAGAACATGCTGGCCCAGCAGAAACAAATGGCTGTCCTGATAGTGACATGGATGGAATTTTCGATAATTCAGATGCTTGTCCAGATGTGGCCGGGATTGCTCGTTTCAATGGCTGTCCAGATACCGATGGAGACGGCCTTCCGGATGACGAAGATGATTGTCCACAAAAAGCAGGTCCAGAAGAATTTGGCGGTTGTCCTGATTCTGATGGCGATGGGCTGATAGACAGTGAAGACAATTGCCCTGATTTACCAGGTTCCAAACTCTTACGTGGCTGCCCCGATACTGATGCCGACGGAATTGCAGACCAAGATGATCGCTGCCCCGATAACAAAGGTAGTCTAGCTAACAAAGGTTGCCCAGATACTGATGAAGACGGATTGGTGGACATTGACGATGATTGCCCCGAAATTGCAGGTTTAACCGAGTTTAAAGGTTGTCCAGATACCGATGGTGATGGAATTATAGACAGCGAAGATGCCTGTCCACAACAAGCGGGAGGAAAAGAAACCAATGGCTGCCCAGATACAGACGGTGACTCCATTATTGACTCCAAAGATGATTGTCCTGCAGTAAAAGGCTTGTTGGCTTTGGATGGTTGTGCATTCGAAGTTCAAATAGCTGATTCTCTTGCAATTGGAGATAATACATATACGAGCTTATCAGGTTTGAAAACTAGCATTTCCGCACTTCAATTTAGTACTACTGATATTGCAGTGGAAACAGCTGCCAATGCATTAATAGGAAAAACTATTATCATAAAGATAGAAGGCAAAAAAGCAGAAAAAATTGAAAAGCTCTTAGGAAAAGATCTGCGAGAAATGGGATATGAAGTGGAGGTTCTGAACAATTCTCTTGTAGAAACCATCATAAAAGCTTCAGTAAAAGATGAATAA
- a CDS encoding LytTr DNA-binding domain-containing protein, which translates to MRVCELYCLQKYSHQFKNLWIFKHRNPKNHNYTMELEKPFPQNLHRFFEDVDEVAYFEANVNYTLIHLKNGKKHLISYTLKRFEEMLSHNHNFTRIHRSFIVNNGLIKKKGIDNVLLKSGLRLPVSRRRRVVKRNL; encoded by the coding sequence TTGCGAGTTTGCGAATTGTATTGCTTACAAAAGTATTCACATCAATTCAAAAACCTTTGGATATTCAAACACCGAAATCCAAAAAACCACAACTATACCATGGAATTAGAAAAGCCTTTCCCGCAAAATCTCCATCGCTTTTTCGAAGATGTCGACGAAGTCGCTTACTTCGAAGCAAATGTAAACTACACACTTATCCATCTTAAAAACGGAAAGAAACATTTAATCAGCTATACCCTAAAACGGTTTGAAGAAATGCTTTCCCACAATCACAACTTCACAAGAATCCATCGCAGTTTTATCGTAAACAACGGCCTCATCAAAAAAAAAGGAATTGATAACGTCCTACTCAAAAGCGGCCTTAGGTTGCCTGTGAGTAGGAGGCGGAGGGTGGTGAAGAGGAATTTATAG
- a CDS encoding RNA polymerase sigma-70 factor, ECF subfamily has protein sequence MGLATEKYIEKNSELVERCKRGDQKAQYEVYKLYSKAMYNICFRFLKHEGEAEDVLQDAFVDAFTKIGGFRQESSFGLWLKQIVVNKAINQLRARRLDFVDLDEGRVVPAEESQDGIVTEDEMNFEVQRVLKAIMDLPTGYRAVLSLYLLEGYDHEEISEVLDISESTSRTQYMRGKKKLLELLK, from the coding sequence TTGGGATTGGCAACAGAAAAATACATAGAGAAGAATAGTGAGCTTGTAGAGCGATGTAAGCGGGGCGACCAAAAGGCTCAATACGAGGTATACAAGCTATATAGCAAGGCAATGTACAATATTTGCTTCCGTTTTCTTAAACACGAAGGCGAAGCAGAAGATGTTTTACAGGATGCCTTTGTGGATGCTTTTACCAAAATTGGGGGTTTTAGGCAGGAGTCTTCGTTTGGTCTTTGGCTAAAGCAAATAGTGGTCAACAAAGCTATCAATCAACTGAGAGCTAGGCGACTAGACTTTGTTGACTTGGATGAAGGAAGGGTTGTCCCTGCCGAAGAAAGCCAAGACGGCATAGTGACTGAGGACGAAATGAATTTTGAAGTGCAGCGAGTCCTGAAAGCAATAATGGACTTACCCACGGGTTATAGAGCGGTATTAAGTCTATACCTGCTCGAAGGTTATGATCACGAGGAAATAAGTGAAGTGCTAGATATAAGCGAGAGCACATCTAGAACTCAATATATGAGAGGAAAAAAGAAGCTTTTGGAATTATTAAAATGA
- a CDS encoding beta-glucosidase, producing the protein MALVGVSFFSTAQKTTPPFLQNYNQNWVDSVFNSLTLDQKVGQLLMPRGNNSGQGYNPEKLKQWVKDYHIGGVVMFAGQPSVQAAIVNELQAISHIPMLIGQDFEWGLAMRLDSTVRFPYQMGLGAIRGNTDLIYEMGVEIAKQCKRIGVHVNYAPVVDINNNPNNPVINFRSFGEDKNEVSAKALAYMKGMQSQNLMVTAKHFPGHGDTGVDSHYDLPVIKHNKARLSDVELFPYKELIANGLTGVMTAHLSIPALDKSKNLASTMSKPIVTELLRNELGFEGLTFTDAMDMQGAVKYYPNGKALVMAILAGNDILETFEDVPTAVNAIKAAIESKELPMEILDARVKKILKAKSWVGLDRYQPAKIENLVADLNTYESEVLNAKIAEQMITLVKNQNDILPLKDLTQKIAFISIDEPNETVFQEMAARYTYVDRFAIAANASDEEVQSIHDAAHSYDKVVVALHLASIRPTTNYGITTSTQFALDALLENENVVVCVFGNAYSLAKLNNLEKAKGLVMAYQNTFEIQQAAAQAIFGAIPFKGKLPVNVNETYKINQGVELASIGRLSYGFPEQEGVNSVLLNARIDSVVNFGLNQKAYPGAVTEVAKNGRIIYRKAFGYHTYEAAELGADFEKRNSKTFEAGKKTDVMDNKNPFEPENAVRTVEKVAGVKYAPKGAVRLGDIYDFASVTKISTSALAVMQMMTNGQFSLDDNFGKHYEPFRASNKAELTFRDMLTHRSGLKAWIPFWMDCIDTTATIKNGLDLNPELITRFTYQPLPKRNWFQRVFGKAPDLKIDTLGSIAKNEDLWLSLLSTETIAWKPGIFSKSKTEQYNIEIADQLWMNKDHVGFIYNQIKDSPVKPDQGYVYSDLHYYTYPQFVPKIVGEEWETYLKKTYKKLGANTLTYNPRNYYALDRIVPTEMDTLFRKGQIHGRVHDEGAGMLRGISGHAGLFGSAEDLLKLTQMYLQKGYYGGERFISEEVIEECTKYQFDPKVNRRAIAFDKLHPDKSIANGPQMASPSSYGHSGYTGTFTWIDPEYNMSFVFFSNRVYPTRDNNKISSLNIRTEVGNQIIRTLKGE; encoded by the coding sequence GTGGCTTTAGTAGGAGTTTCGTTCTTTTCTACTGCCCAAAAAACCACGCCTCCTTTTCTCCAAAATTATAACCAAAACTGGGTTGACTCGGTATTCAATTCCCTGACTTTGGATCAAAAAGTTGGTCAACTTCTCATGCCACGCGGAAACAACTCGGGGCAAGGCTACAATCCAGAGAAATTAAAACAATGGGTGAAGGATTATCACATTGGAGGAGTAGTAATGTTTGCTGGCCAGCCGTCTGTTCAGGCAGCGATTGTAAATGAATTGCAAGCAATCTCACACATTCCTATGCTTATAGGTCAAGATTTTGAGTGGGGATTAGCAATGAGGCTAGATAGTACAGTTCGTTTTCCTTACCAAATGGGTCTTGGAGCCATACGTGGCAATACTGATCTTATTTACGAAATGGGAGTGGAGATTGCAAAACAATGCAAAAGGATAGGGGTTCATGTAAATTACGCCCCAGTAGTTGATATCAATAATAACCCTAATAACCCTGTGATCAATTTTAGGTCATTTGGAGAAGATAAAAATGAAGTATCTGCCAAGGCATTGGCTTATATGAAAGGAATGCAAAGCCAAAACCTAATGGTAACAGCCAAGCATTTCCCTGGTCACGGTGATACTGGAGTAGATTCTCATTATGACCTTCCTGTCATAAAGCATAACAAAGCCAGATTGAGCGATGTAGAGTTGTTTCCTTATAAAGAGCTCATTGCAAATGGCCTTACAGGAGTAATGACCGCACATTTAAGTATTCCGGCACTTGATAAATCTAAAAACTTGGCTTCCACCATGTCAAAGCCAATAGTTACAGAGTTGTTACGAAATGAGTTGGGCTTCGAAGGTCTTACTTTTACTGATGCCATGGATATGCAAGGAGCTGTGAAATATTACCCAAATGGAAAAGCATTGGTAATGGCAATTCTTGCAGGTAACGATATATTGGAAACTTTTGAAGATGTTCCTACTGCAGTTAACGCAATAAAAGCAGCTATAGAGTCAAAAGAGTTGCCAATGGAAATATTGGACGCACGAGTAAAGAAGATATTAAAAGCTAAGTCATGGGTTGGATTGGATCGTTATCAGCCTGCTAAAATTGAAAACTTGGTTGCCGACCTTAATACTTATGAATCAGAGGTTTTAAATGCAAAGATTGCAGAACAAATGATCACTTTGGTGAAAAATCAAAATGACATTTTACCACTGAAAGACTTGACACAAAAAATCGCTTTTATTAGCATAGACGAACCAAATGAAACGGTTTTTCAAGAGATGGCTGCTAGGTATACCTATGTAGACCGTTTTGCTATTGCTGCTAATGCTAGTGATGAAGAAGTGCAGTCCATTCACGATGCAGCTCACTCCTATGACAAAGTTGTAGTGGCACTTCACTTGGCAAGTATTAGACCTACTACTAATTATGGGATTACTACTTCTACACAATTTGCCCTAGATGCTCTGCTCGAAAACGAAAATGTAGTAGTATGTGTGTTTGGAAATGCATACAGTTTGGCTAAGCTTAACAACTTAGAAAAAGCCAAAGGCCTAGTTATGGCATATCAAAATACTTTTGAAATTCAGCAAGCTGCTGCTCAAGCAATTTTTGGAGCAATACCTTTCAAAGGAAAGTTGCCTGTAAATGTGAATGAGACATACAAGATAAATCAAGGTGTAGAGCTGGCTTCAATAGGAAGATTAAGTTATGGATTTCCTGAGCAGGAAGGAGTAAACTCTGTTTTGTTAAATGCAAGAATCGATTCGGTAGTAAATTTTGGTTTGAATCAAAAAGCTTATCCAGGAGCTGTAACGGAAGTTGCAAAAAATGGAAGAATAATATATCGCAAAGCTTTTGGGTATCATACTTATGAAGCTGCCGAATTGGGAGCTGATTTTGAAAAGAGAAATAGTAAGACCTTTGAAGCAGGTAAAAAAACAGACGTGATGGATAATAAGAATCCATTTGAACCTGAAAATGCCGTTAGAACAGTTGAAAAAGTAGCAGGTGTAAAATATGCTCCCAAAGGAGCGGTTAGGCTTGGTGATATTTACGATTTTGCTTCTGTTACCAAAATTAGCACATCGGCACTAGCTGTTATGCAAATGATGACAAATGGGCAATTTAGCTTGGACGATAATTTTGGAAAGCATTATGAACCATTTCGTGCCTCTAATAAAGCAGAGTTGACTTTTAGAGATATGCTTACCCATCGAAGTGGGCTTAAAGCATGGATTCCTTTTTGGATGGATTGTATTGATACAACTGCCACCATTAAAAATGGTCTTGACTTAAATCCCGAACTGATTACGAGGTTTACTTATCAGCCATTACCTAAGCGAAACTGGTTTCAGCGAGTTTTTGGAAAAGCTCCTGACCTCAAGATTGATACGCTTGGAAGTATTGCCAAGAATGAGGACTTATGGCTTTCTCTTTTGTCTACAGAAACAATCGCTTGGAAGCCGGGTATTTTTTCTAAATCAAAAACAGAGCAGTATAACATAGAAATTGCAGATCAGCTTTGGATGAATAAAGATCATGTTGGTTTTATTTACAATCAAATTAAGGATTCGCCTGTGAAGCCAGATCAAGGATATGTTTATTCTGATTTACATTATTACACTTATCCTCAGTTTGTACCTAAAATCGTGGGTGAGGAGTGGGAAACCTATTTGAAAAAGACCTATAAAAAGTTAGGTGCTAATACACTGACCTATAATCCAAGAAATTATTACGCCTTAGATAGAATTGTACCTACTGAGATGGATACGCTTTTCCGTAAGGGACAAATCCATGGTCGAGTTCATGATGAAGGAGCAGGAATGCTGAGAGGTATCTCTGGTCATGCTGGTTTATTTGGAAGTGCGGAAGATTTGCTAAAACTGACTCAAATGTATCTTCAAAAAGGATATTATGGAGGAGAGCGATTTATTAGCGAAGAGGTGATAGAAGAATGCACGAAATATCAATTTGATCCGAAAGTTAACAGAAGAGCTATCGCTTTTGACAAACTTCACCCTGACAAAAGCATTGCCAATGGTCCACAAATGGCTAGCCCATCTAGCTATGGACACAGTGGTTATACAGGTACATTTACTTGGATTGATCCTGAGTACAATATGAGTTTTGTTTTCTTTAGTAATAGAGTGTATCCAACTAGAGATAACAACAAAATTAGCTCACTTAATATCCGTACAGAAGTTGGTAACCAGATCATTAGGACTTTGAAAGGGGAATAA
- a CDS encoding Endonuclease, Uma2 family (restriction endonuclease fold), with product MITDINLLDFSKKYSYKDYLTWSFKERLELLAGKIFKMSPAPSSMHQKVSMRLIRSFLPIFDNEKCQLFHAPFDVRLLDSDKSTEDDNIYTVVQPDICVICDNAKIDEKGCVGAPDLIVEILSPGNTQKEMKHKFDLYEAAQVQEYWLVEPNDKVVLVYTLKNGKYIGLKPFTEGSVLKSELFPDLEVHVSSLFTN from the coding sequence ATGATAACTGACATCAACTTACTGGATTTTTCTAAAAAATACTCCTATAAGGATTATCTTACATGGTCTTTTAAAGAGCGTTTAGAACTACTGGCAGGTAAGATATTTAAAATGTCTCCTGCTCCTAGCTCAATGCACCAGAAAGTGTCAATGAGATTAATTCGGAGCTTTTTGCCAATTTTCGATAATGAAAAATGCCAATTATTTCACGCACCTTTTGATGTGAGACTGCTTGATTCGGATAAATCGACAGAGGATGACAATATTTACACTGTTGTTCAACCTGATATTTGCGTGATTTGCGACAATGCCAAAATTGATGAAAAGGGTTGTGTTGGAGCTCCTGATTTAATAGTTGAAATTCTTTCGCCTGGAAATACACAGAAAGAAATGAAACATAAGTTTGACCTTTATGAAGCCGCCCAAGTTCAAGAATATTGGTTAGTTGAGCCTAATGATAAGGTAGTTCTCGTTTACACTTTGAAAAATGGAAAATACATTGGTTTGAAGCCTTTTACTGAGGGTTCTGTTCTCAAAAGTGAATTGTTTCCAGATTTAGAAGTACACGTTTCTTCGTTATTTACAAACTAA